A section of the Asticcacaulis sp. EMRT-3 genome encodes:
- a CDS encoding peptidoglycan-binding domain-containing protein codes for MQKLFLNSRKLFLESNVAVIALMGLSLGLPASAHDRHDRPVVVPMSADFTQSSQVTARQTVQVVQTGSSSAGMDGEGDAQVWAQGTPVVDCPDGPTNSDNWHAIPADLRKIAVPGQCYSRLLIAPQVENFREHVLVAEAHTETRTVPEVSRMVDRDVVVQPEHTVRRLVPAVTHTEMVTEVITPASEHDERIPAQYETRTEHVMVKAARREWTRAPGIPTGAALVTPDDHQPVAYSRDGTLQWPGKDGYDSQSVPVDGQTADYLAQGSAQDIWCLNQTQGEYADRRTRVEVSPESVRHVVVPAVTRQVEHVVVDVPEHQIEEVVPAVVEHRQVREVVTPEHTESYEVPAVYRDVDRQRVVGQPKTVWREVLCSKNATPQVVMAIQRALAARGYQPGAIDGHLGSQTVSAMQKFQADSGLPQGQVSVEAVQALGIDLRHR; via the coding sequence GTGCAAAAGCTGTTTCTGAATTCCCGAAAGCTGTTTCTGGAATCTAATGTCGCTGTGATCGCCCTGATGGGGCTGAGCCTTGGCTTGCCCGCCAGCGCCCATGATCGTCATGACCGTCCGGTCGTGGTGCCGATGTCGGCGGATTTCACGCAAAGCTCGCAGGTCACGGCGCGCCAGACGGTGCAGGTGGTGCAGACCGGTTCGTCGTCGGCGGGCATGGATGGCGAAGGCGATGCCCAGGTATGGGCGCAGGGCACGCCGGTCGTCGATTGCCCCGATGGCCCGACCAACTCGGATAACTGGCACGCCATTCCGGCCGATCTGCGCAAGATCGCCGTGCCGGGCCAATGCTATTCTCGCCTTTTGATCGCGCCTCAGGTCGAGAACTTCCGCGAGCACGTGCTGGTGGCCGAAGCCCATACTGAAACCCGCACCGTGCCGGAAGTGTCGCGCATGGTCGATAGAGACGTGGTGGTGCAGCCCGAACATACGGTGCGCCGCCTTGTACCTGCCGTCACCCATACCGAAATGGTCACCGAGGTGATCACTCCGGCCAGCGAACACGATGAGCGCATTCCAGCGCAATACGAAACCCGCACTGAGCATGTGATGGTCAAGGCGGCCCGCCGGGAATGGACGCGCGCCCCCGGCATCCCGACAGGCGCGGCCCTGGTGACGCCCGATGATCACCAGCCGGTGGCCTATAGCCGTGACGGCACGCTGCAATGGCCGGGCAAGGACGGTTACGATTCGCAGTCCGTGCCGGTCGATGGCCAGACCGCCGATTATCTGGCGCAGGGCTCGGCTCAGGACATCTGGTGCCTGAACCAGACGCAAGGCGAATATGCCGACCGTCGGACGCGCGTCGAGGTGTCGCCGGAATCGGTGCGCCATGTCGTGGTGCCCGCTGTCACCCGTCAGGTCGAACACGTCGTGGTCGATGTGCCAGAACATCAGATCGAGGAGGTGGTGCCGGCTGTGGTCGAGCATCGTCAGGTGCGCGAAGTGGTGACGCCTGAGCATACGGAATCCTATGAGGTGCCGGCTGTTTACCGCGATGTTGATCGCCAGCGCGTGGTGGGCCAGCCGAAAACGGTATGGCGCGAAGTGCTGTGCTCGAAGAATGCCACGCCGCAGGTGGTGATGGCCATTCAGCGCGCTTTGGCGGCCAGGGGCTATCAGCCGGGCGCCATCGATGGTCATCTCGGTTCGCAAACCGTCTCGGCCATGCAGAAATTCCAGGCCGACAGCGGTCTGCCGCAGGGCCAGGTGTCGGTGGAAGCCGTGCAGGCGCTGGGTATCGACCTTCGCCACCGTTAA
- a CDS encoding 2OG-Fe(II) oxygenase family protein, protein MPFALNTEFDFDGYVSRFAGKGRVRLEGALAEADALAVHQTLERQTPWELQLVSAEGRPEVLSRHELDMLSPDIIQTRLQDAATRAQTGLAYLRLGLDLMSHTEPGLRDVSDLLKSDAFAQFCGQLTGLSGLVLTQLEAVCYRNGDFFTRHTDASARLCFEWNFTQGWRSDWGGQVLFHAPSGDIEGGIMPRMNDLALYAGDQPRSIASVAPYAGGPRFSISGRFA, encoded by the coding sequence ATGCCTTTTGCCCTCAATACTGAGTTCGATTTCGACGGCTATGTCAGCCGTTTTGCCGGCAAGGGCCGCGTCCGTCTCGAAGGCGCGCTGGCTGAGGCCGATGCCCTGGCTGTACACCAGACGCTGGAACGCCAGACGCCGTGGGAATTGCAACTGGTCAGCGCCGAAGGCCGTCCCGAAGTTCTGTCGCGTCACGAACTCGACATGTTGTCGCCCGACATTATCCAGACCCGTTTGCAGGACGCCGCCACCCGCGCCCAGACCGGCCTTGCTTATTTGCGCCTCGGCCTCGACCTGATGAGCCACACCGAACCGGGTTTGCGCGATGTGAGCGATCTGTTGAAATCGGACGCCTTCGCGCAGTTTTGCGGCCAGTTGACCGGCCTGTCCGGGCTTGTCCTCACCCAGCTTGAAGCGGTCTGTTATCGCAATGGTGACTTCTTCACGCGCCATACCGATGCTTCGGCGCGCCTGTGTTTTGAATGGAATTTCACGCAAGGCTGGCGCTCCGACTGGGGCGGTCAGGTGCTGTTTCATGCCCCGTCAGGCGACATCGAAGGCGGCATCATGCCGCGCATGAACGATCTGGCGCTTTATGCTGGCGACCAGCCGCGCTCGATTGCCAGCGTGGCCCCCTATGCTGGCGGCCCGCGTTTTTCCATCAGTGGACGATTTGCTTAA
- a CDS encoding GNAT family N-acetyltransferase, with protein MNTALSLTLHNRIDEIGETVWDGLRDDDNPFTSYAFLEALEATHCVDQQSGWQPVHLSLKDEGGVVRGVMPLYVKYHSMGEYVFDHAWARAYEQAGGDYYPKLQGAIPFTPVTGPRLLSPDPEVRQALAQAAIKLCDSNTLSSLHITFPTEGEWQMMGEMGMLLRQDQQFWFDNPGYASFDAFLAQLSSNRRKVIRRERRDVQSIVDLRWVTGDELNERHMDHIYAFIESTYDRKWGSPYLTRAFFSRILHTMRDRIALVFAYQHGEAVAGAINFIGNDTLYGRQWGTLIDVPFLHFEVCYYQAIDFAIARGLKRVEAGTQGEHKLSRGYLPHPVYSAHYIRDKRLRIPVERFLAAEREAVSEQMEMLVAEASPFRKA; from the coding sequence ATGAACACAGCTCTGAGCCTGACCCTGCACAACCGTATCGACGAGATCGGCGAAACTGTATGGGATGGTTTAAGAGACGACGATAACCCCTTTACATCATACGCCTTTCTGGAAGCACTTGAAGCGACGCATTGCGTTGATCAGCAAAGTGGCTGGCAGCCCGTGCATCTGTCGCTGAAGGATGAAGGCGGTGTGGTGCGCGGGGTCATGCCGCTCTATGTCAAATATCATTCGATGGGCGAATATGTCTTCGACCATGCCTGGGCGCGCGCCTATGAACAGGCGGGCGGCGATTATTATCCCAAGCTGCAAGGCGCCATCCCGTTCACGCCGGTGACCGGCCCGCGTCTTCTCTCGCCCGATCCGGAGGTGCGGCAGGCCCTGGCGCAGGCGGCGATCAAACTGTGTGACAGCAACACACTGTCTTCGCTGCACATCACCTTCCCGACGGAAGGCGAATGGCAGATGATGGGCGAGATGGGGATGCTGCTGCGGCAGGATCAGCAGTTCTGGTTCGATAATCCCGGTTATGCCAGCTTTGATGCGTTTCTGGCCCAGCTCTCTTCCAACCGCCGCAAGGTGATCCGACGTGAACGGCGCGATGTTCAGTCAATCGTTGATTTAAGGTGGGTGACCGGCGATGAGCTGAATGAGCGCCACATGGATCATATCTATGCCTTTATCGAAAGCACCTATGACCGCAAATGGGGCAGCCCCTATCTGACGCGCGCTTTCTTTTCGCGCATCCTGCATACGATGCGCGACCGCATCGCGCTTGTCTTCGCTTATCAGCATGGCGAGGCGGTGGCGGGCGCCATCAATTTCATCGGCAACGACACGTTATATGGCCGCCAGTGGGGTACGCTGATCGACGTGCCCTTTCTGCATTTCGAGGTCTGCTATTATCAGGCCATCGACTTCGCTATTGCGCGTGGCCTGAAGCGCGTTGAGGCGGGCACGCAGGGCGAGCATAAGCTGTCGCGTGGCTACCTGCCGCACCCCGTCTATTCGGCCCACTATATCCGCGACAAACGCCTGCGCATCCCCGTGGAACGCTTTCTGGCCGCCGAGCGCGAAGCGGTCAGCGAACAGATGGAGATGCTGGTGGCCGAGGCGTCGCCGTTTCGTAAAGCCTAG
- the purC gene encoding phosphoribosylaminoimidazolesuccinocarboxamide synthase has protein sequence MTTRRKKIYEGKAKILYEGPEPGTLVQYFKDDATAFNGEKKAQLEGKGVINNRISEFVMTKLTNIGVQNHFIKRLNLREQLIREVEIIPLEVVCRNVVAGSMAKRFGLPEGQALPRSIVEFYYKNDALNDPMITEEHITAFNWANTQEIDDILATTLRVNDFLSGMFAAVGITLVDFKIEYGRLFEGEFSRVILADEISPDSCRLWDSTTNEKLDKDRFRRDMGNVIESYTEVAKRLGIMGDMPRVIEGGAQ, from the coding sequence ATGACCACCCGCCGCAAGAAGATTTACGAAGGCAAGGCCAAGATCCTTTACGAAGGCCCTGAGCCCGGCACGCTGGTGCAGTATTTCAAGGACGACGCCACCGCCTTCAACGGCGAAAAGAAGGCGCAGCTTGAAGGCAAGGGCGTCATCAATAACCGCATTTCCGAATTCGTCATGACCAAGCTGACCAATATCGGCGTGCAGAACCACTTCATCAAGCGCCTGAACCTGCGCGAGCAACTGATCCGCGAAGTCGAGATCATTCCGCTCGAAGTTGTGTGCCGCAATGTGGTGGCGGGCTCAATGGCCAAGCGTTTCGGCCTGCCGGAAGGGCAAGCCTTGCCGCGCTCGATCGTCGAATTCTACTATAAGAACGACGCGCTCAATGATCCGATGATTACCGAAGAGCACATCACGGCGTTCAACTGGGCCAATACCCAGGAGATCGACGATATTCTGGCCACCACCCTGCGCGTCAACGATTTCCTGTCGGGCATGTTCGCCGCCGTCGGCATTACGCTGGTCGATTTCAAGATCGAATATGGCCGCCTGTTCGAGGGCGAGTTCTCGCGCGTCATCCTGGCCGACGAAATCAGCCCCGATTCGTGTCGCCTGTGGGATTCCACCACCAATGAAAAGCTCGACAAGGATCGCTTCCGCCGCGACATGGGCAATGTGATCGAGAGCTACACCGAGGTCGCCAAGCGTCTCGGCATCATGGGCGATATGCCCCGAGTGATTGAAGGGGGCGCGCAGTGA
- a CDS encoding DUF1476 domain-containing protein: MSLPNEQSSSFQASDPLTDALDAQEFQAAALRNRMMALWAAEKMGLNGASSESYAEAVVRAGGEQPSEEDVIRKVLGDLTASNLRVRESEVRSKAEEFLAQARASLKD, translated from the coding sequence ATGTCATTACCAAACGAGCAGTCATCCAGTTTTCAAGCTTCCGATCCCCTGACTGATGCCCTGGACGCTCAGGAATTTCAGGCTGCGGCCCTGCGCAATCGCATGATGGCCTTATGGGCCGCCGAAAAAATGGGCCTGAACGGCGCTTCCAGCGAATCCTATGCCGAGGCCGTGGTGCGGGCGGGCGGCGAACAGCCCTCCGAAGAGGACGTGATTCGCAAGGTGCTGGGCGATCTGACCGCATCAAACTTGCGCGTGCGCGAATCCGAAGTGCGCAGCAAGGCTGAGGAGTTTCTGGCTCAGGCGCGCGCCTCTTTGAAAGATTAG
- a CDS encoding RidA family protein — MSNSEDRLRALGHTLPTPTAPVANYVPFVRTGNHVHISGQLSNDGKGGIKGTVGVDVSLEEAVEGARWCGLNLLAQMKAAAGGDLDNVVRVIKLNAFVQAGPDFYNIPQVINGCSDLMVEVLGEAGKHARSAVGMYKIPLGFAVEIDALIEVMDRR, encoded by the coding sequence ATGTCGAACAGCGAAGACCGCCTGAGGGCGCTTGGCCACACCCTGCCCACCCCCACCGCGCCCGTGGCCAATTATGTGCCCTTCGTGCGCACCGGCAACCACGTCCATATTTCCGGCCAGCTTTCCAATGACGGCAAGGGCGGCATCAAGGGCACGGTCGGCGTCGATGTCAGCCTGGAAGAGGCGGTAGAAGGCGCGCGCTGGTGCGGGCTCAACCTGCTGGCCCAGATGAAGGCCGCCGCCGGTGGCGATCTCGATAATGTGGTGCGGGTGATCAAGCTCAATGCCTTCGTGCAGGCCGGGCCCGATTTCTACAATATCCCGCAGGTGATCAATGGATGCTCCGACCTGATGGTCGAGGTGCTGGGCGAAGCCGGCAAGCACGCGCGTTCGGCGGTCGGCATGTACAAGATCCCGCTCGGTTTCGCCGTTGAGATCGACGCCCTGATCGAGGTCATGGACAGGCGCTGA
- a CDS encoding oligopeptide:H+ symporter: protein MPRDAAAIAARDRAFIGHPWGLLYLVFTEAWERVAYYGMQSLLVLYIAQQLFLPGHIEHVTGFTVFRAGLEHIYGPMNTLKLAAAITGFYGALSYMTPILGGFIADRFLGRTRTVALGAIIATIGHFLMAFEQSFLPALTCILLGVGLFKGNISSQVGELYGPGDERRGTAFQIFYFVFNTAVIASPLVCGTLGQKVGWEWGFGAAGVSMVIGLIVYLSGRKWLPPEKSRAEKAATPKVRLTKDDWVKVALLVVLLPLLAVSLVGNEEIFNGYLTWGNDAFNLNFYGFEVPSSWLMALDSVVSMITLAGSVAFWKWWATRWREPDELTKIAFAAFLPALGLLALAAAAATVTPTHKASLWWAILFEFLNDIGFANLVPVSMALYARCAPPSINATMIGVYLLQFFIAGMLVGYLAGLLDDLGGVRFWLMHAGIVAAAAVGLLVFWKLFNHRLLSDEPAGKAF from the coding sequence ATGCCGCGTGACGCCGCCGCCATCGCTGCCCGCGACCGGGCCTTTATCGGTCATCCGTGGGGGCTTCTCTATCTCGTTTTTACCGAAGCCTGGGAGCGGGTCGCCTATTACGGTATGCAGTCCCTGCTGGTGCTGTATATCGCCCAGCAGCTTTTCCTGCCCGGCCATATCGAGCATGTGACGGGTTTCACCGTCTTCCGTGCAGGTCTGGAGCATATTTACGGCCCGATGAACACGCTGAAGTTGGCGGCGGCGATTACCGGTTTTTACGGCGCCCTCTCCTATATGACGCCGATCCTGGGCGGCTTCATCGCCGACCGGTTTTTGGGCCGCACCCGCACCGTGGCGCTGGGGGCGATCATCGCCACCATCGGCCACTTCCTGATGGCCTTCGAGCAGTCCTTCCTGCCGGCGCTAACCTGCATCCTGCTCGGCGTCGGCCTGTTCAAGGGCAATATCTCGTCGCAGGTCGGCGAGCTTTACGGCCCCGGCGACGAGAGGCGTGGCACGGCCTTTCAGATCTTCTATTTCGTCTTCAATACCGCCGTCATCGCCTCACCACTGGTCTGCGGCACGCTGGGCCAGAAGGTCGGCTGGGAATGGGGCTTCGGCGCGGCAGGCGTGTCGATGGTGATCGGCCTGATCGTCTATTTGAGCGGTCGCAAATGGCTGCCGCCTGAGAAAAGCCGCGCCGAAAAGGCCGCCACGCCCAAGGTCAGGTTGACCAAGGACGACTGGGTCAAGGTGGCTCTGCTGGTGGTTCTGCTGCCGCTGCTGGCCGTGTCACTGGTCGGCAATGAAGAAATCTTCAACGGTTACCTGACCTGGGGCAATGACGCCTTCAATCTGAATTTTTATGGCTTCGAGGTTCCGTCAAGCTGGCTGATGGCGCTTGATTCGGTGGTGTCGATGATCACGCTGGCCGGTTCGGTCGCCTTCTGGAAATGGTGGGCCACGCGCTGGCGCGAACCCGATGAACTGACCAAGATCGCCTTTGCCGCCTTCCTGCCCGCTTTGGGCCTGCTGGCCCTGGCGGCGGCGGCGGCCACGGTGACGCCAACGCACAAGGCCTCGCTGTGGTGGGCCATCCTGTTTGAATTTCTCAATGATATAGGATTCGCCAATCTGGTTCCGGTCAGTATGGCGCTGTATGCGCGCTGCGCCCCGCCTTCGATCAACGCCACCATGATCGGCGTCTATCTGCTGCAATTCTTTATCGCCGGAATGCTGGTCGGTTATCTGGCCGGTCTGCTCGATGATCTGGGCGGGGTTCGGTTCTGGCTGATGCACGCCGGAATCGTGGCGGCGGCGGCGGTGGGGCTGCTGGTCTTCTGGAAGCTGTTCAATCACCGCCTGCTCAGTGATGAACCGGCGGGCAAGGCGTTTTAA
- the purS gene encoding phosphoribosylformylglycinamidine synthase subunit PurS, with amino-acid sequence MKAKVHVFLKPGVLDVQGKAVENALHGLGWDSVANVRVGKVLEFDLAADSEDAARTELKAMCEKLLANTVIESYKVEVA; translated from the coding sequence ATGAAAGCAAAAGTTCACGTTTTCCTGAAGCCCGGCGTTCTGGATGTGCAGGGCAAGGCCGTTGAAAACGCGCTGCATGGCCTGGGCTGGGACAGCGTCGCCAATGTCCGCGTCGGCAAGGTGCTGGAATTCGATCTGGCCGCCGATTCTGAGGACGCAGCCAGAACCGAGCTGAAAGCCATGTGTGAAAAGCTGCTGGCCAATACGGTCATCGAATCCTACAAGGTTGAGGTCGCGTAA
- a CDS encoding DUF962 domain-containing protein: MSERYKTYSAFFDFYLSEHSRPLTRALHYIGSTCGVAALIMTILTRHPLWILAGLAAGYGCAWVGHFFVEHNRPATFKYPLWSFMGDYHMYVLWLTGRLGRRRAVAAEHLADPRLTP, encoded by the coding sequence ATGAGCGAGCGCTACAAGACCTATTCGGCCTTTTTCGATTTTTACCTGAGCGAGCACAGCCGTCCGCTGACCCGCGCCCTGCACTATATCGGCTCGACCTGCGGCGTGGCGGCGCTGATCATGACGATCCTGACGCGCCATCCCCTGTGGATTCTGGCCGGGCTGGCCGCCGGTTATGGTTGCGCCTGGGTCGGGCACTTTTTTGTCGAGCATAACCGGCCCGCCACCTTCAAATATCCGCTGTGGTCATTTATGGGCGATTACCACATGTATGTCCTGTGGCTGACCGGACGGCTCGGCAGACGGCGCGCCGTGGCTGCCGAGCACTTGGCTGATCCGCGCCTTACGCCGTAG
- the galA gene encoding beta-galactosidase GalA has product MNRRELFKTISATAFVAGFAGVARAQTVRPAVSPRQVLSLDKGWRFHEGDIPMPPITNAYDASKAGNAMGAAAVKYDDSAWPQVTLPHDFASAQPFDKDAQPAQGYRKRGNAWYRNTLLFTGADHGKHIELQLDGMATFATVWFNGILVDRNWSGYTSAYIDLTPYVYYDKPNQLAIRVDATAMEGWWYEGAGLYRHAWIVKRDPLHIVTDGVFANPVKDGDTWIIPVEVTLNNSGTKTAQVSVISELRDPAGKVMGAINAQAACDPLGQSVIRMSLPVGFAPDLWSPETPVVYSVATRVEQGGRVLDAVTTPCGFRTTRWDADQGFFLNDRHVKIKGVCLHQDHAGVGTAIPENVIDYRLKRLKSLGCNAIRFSHNAQNTYLMHACDRMGFLVMAENRNFDASPDYIAQLQWLVRRDRNHPSIYLWSVFNEEPMQATEQGYEMVRRMSAAVKTLDTTRPVTAAMSGGLDAAISVAEAVDVVGINYQQDKYDLFHKAHPEKPVFSSEDTSAFMTRGEYKTDKDRHIMASYDDEAAGWGETQRDAWQAVVERPYVGGQFVWTGLDYHGEPTPFLWPSNSSYFGILDLCGFDKAAAYIHRAQWIDATPQLDLVPHWNWQAGEKVRVMACTNADEVELFVNGQSAGKQKGDRLRMNYWTVDYAPGFIEARGFNGGKLVSKVRHETTGKAVALRLTADLNALTANGRDATPVKVEAIDAKGRNVPLAQDMVHFTVTGGAIIGLGNGDPTSLEAEKGSQRSLFNGLAQVIVQTGAAAGSLTLTASADGLKPASVAIKLTPGGFTAPWRAPGDIADQPTA; this is encoded by the coding sequence ATGAATCGCCGCGAACTTTTCAAAACCATCAGCGCCACGGCTTTCGTGGCCGGATTTGCCGGTGTGGCCAGGGCGCAGACCGTCAGGCCCGCCGTTTCGCCGCGTCAGGTCTTGTCGCTTGATAAGGGCTGGCGTTTCCATGAAGGCGACATTCCTATGCCGCCGATCACCAACGCCTATGATGCCTCCAAGGCAGGCAATGCGATGGGCGCGGCCGCCGTCAAATATGATGACAGTGCATGGCCGCAAGTCACCCTGCCGCACGATTTTGCCAGCGCCCAGCCGTTTGATAAAGACGCCCAGCCCGCTCAGGGATACCGCAAGCGCGGCAACGCCTGGTATCGCAATACGCTTTTGTTTACCGGGGCCGATCACGGCAAACATATCGAATTGCAACTGGACGGCATGGCCACCTTCGCTACTGTCTGGTTCAACGGCATACTGGTGGATCGCAACTGGTCGGGCTATACCTCGGCCTATATCGACCTGACGCCCTATGTCTATTACGACAAGCCCAATCAGCTCGCCATCCGCGTTGACGCCACGGCAATGGAGGGCTGGTGGTACGAAGGGGCGGGGCTTTACCGTCACGCCTGGATCGTCAAGCGCGACCCGCTGCATATCGTCACCGACGGCGTCTTCGCCAATCCGGTGAAGGACGGCGACACATGGATCATACCGGTCGAGGTAACGCTCAATAATTCTGGCACGAAGACGGCGCAGGTGTCGGTGATCAGCGAATTGCGCGATCCGGCGGGCAAGGTGATGGGCGCGATCAACGCACAGGCCGCCTGCGATCCATTGGGTCAAAGCGTGATAAGGATGAGCCTGCCGGTTGGTTTTGCGCCCGATCTGTGGTCGCCTGAAACGCCGGTGGTGTATAGCGTCGCCACGCGGGTTGAGCAGGGCGGGCGCGTGCTGGATGCCGTCACCACGCCCTGCGGCTTCCGCACAACGCGCTGGGACGCCGATCAGGGCTTCTTCCTCAATGACCGGCACGTCAAGATCAAGGGCGTGTGCCTGCATCAGGATCATGCCGGCGTTGGCACGGCCATACCGGAAAATGTCATCGATTACCGGCTGAAGCGGCTGAAATCGCTGGGCTGCAACGCCATCCGCTTTTCGCACAACGCCCAGAACACCTATCTGATGCACGCCTGCGACCGGATGGGCTTTCTGGTCATGGCCGAGAACCGTAATTTTGACGCCTCGCCCGACTATATAGCGCAGTTGCAATGGCTGGTGCGGCGCGACCGCAACCACCCCAGCATCTATCTGTGGTCGGTGTTCAACGAAGAGCCGATGCAGGCCACCGAGCAGGGCTATGAGATGGTCAGGCGCATGAGCGCGGCGGTCAAGACGCTCGATACCACGCGCCCGGTCACGGCGGCGATGAGCGGCGGCCTCGACGCGGCGATCAGCGTGGCCGAGGCGGTCGATGTGGTCGGCATCAATTACCAGCAGGACAAGTACGACCTGTTCCACAAGGCGCACCCGGAAAAGCCGGTCTTCTCGTCGGAAGATACCTCCGCCTTCATGACGCGCGGCGAATACAAGACCGACAAGGACAGGCACATCATGGCCTCCTATGACGATGAGGCAGCGGGTTGGGGCGAAACCCAGCGCGACGCCTGGCAGGCGGTGGTGGAGCGACCCTATGTCGGCGGCCAGTTCGTCTGGACGGGGCTTGATTATCACGGCGAGCCGACGCCTTTTCTGTGGCCGTCCAACTCATCCTATTTCGGTATTCTTGACCTGTGCGGCTTTGATAAGGCCGCCGCCTATATCCACCGCGCCCAGTGGATCGACGCCACGCCGCAGCTCGATCTGGTGCCGCACTGGAACTGGCAGGCGGGCGAAAAAGTGCGCGTCATGGCCTGCACCAATGCCGACGAGGTGGAACTGTTCGTCAATGGCCAGTCGGCGGGCAAGCAAAAGGGTGACCGGTTGCGCATGAATTACTGGACGGTCGATTACGCGCCGGGTTTCATCGAGGCGCGCGGCTTTAACGGCGGCAAGCTGGTATCAAAGGTGCGCCATGAGACGACCGGCAAGGCGGTGGCTTTACGGCTGACGGCCGATCTCAACGCCCTGACCGCCAATGGCCGCGACGCCACGCCGGTGAAGGTCGAGGCCATCGACGCCAAGGGCCGCAATGTGCCTTTGGCGCAGGACATGGTTCATTTTACGGTGACGGGCGGCGCGATCATCGGGCTTGGCAATGGTGATCCGACCTCGCTGGAAGCGGAAAAAGGCAGCCAGCGCTCGCTGTTCAACGGTTTGGCGCAGGTGATCGTGCAGACGGGCGCGGCGGCGGGCAGCCTGACCCTGACCGCCTCGGCAGACGGGCTGAAACCGGCCAGCGTGGCGATCAAACTGACGCCCGGCGGCTTCACCGCCCCGTGGCGCGCCCCCGGCGACATCGCTGATCAGCCTACGGCGTAA
- the purB gene encoding adenylosuccinate lyase, with protein MIARYARKEAAAIWDAAMKYRIWFEIEAHAATKMAELGVIPKEAAETLWEKGKDAEFDADRIDEIERTVKHDVIAFLTHVSEIVGPEARFLHQGMTSSDVLDTCFAVQLQRSSDLLIEDVDLLLAALKKRALEHKFTPMVGRSHGIHAEPVTFGLKLAGYYAEFTRARKRLVTAREEISTCAISGAVGTFANVSPEVEAYVADKMGLAVEPVSTQVIPRDRHAAFFAALGVVASSIERLATEIRHLQRTEVLEVEEFFSAGQKGSSAMPHKRNPVLTENLTGLARLVRSAVVPAMEDVALWHERDISHSSVERGIAPDATVHLDFALRRLAGVIDNLLIYPDNMQKNIDRLGGLVHSQRVMLAMTQKGMSREDSYSAVQRNAMKVWRGEGNFLDFLAADEDVSKFFTREQLEPFFNLDYHTKHVDTIFARVFGA; from the coding sequence ATGATCGCCCGTTACGCCCGTAAAGAAGCCGCCGCCATCTGGGACGCGGCGATGAAATACAGGATATGGTTCGAGATCGAGGCCCATGCCGCGACCAAGATGGCCGAACTGGGCGTCATCCCCAAAGAAGCCGCTGAAACCCTTTGGGAAAAGGGCAAGGACGCCGAATTCGACGCCGACCGGATCGACGAGATCGAACGCACGGTCAAGCACGATGTCATCGCCTTCCTGACCCATGTGTCCGAAATCGTCGGCCCCGAAGCGCGCTTCCTGCATCAGGGCATGACCTCATCGGACGTACTCGACACCTGCTTCGCCGTCCAGCTCCAGCGCTCCAGCGACCTGCTGATCGAGGATGTCGATCTGCTGCTGGCCGCCCTGAAAAAACGCGCGCTCGAACATAAATTCACCCCGATGGTCGGGCGTTCGCACGGCATCCATGCCGAGCCGGTGACGTTTGGCTTGAAACTGGCGGGCTATTACGCCGAGTTCACCCGCGCCCGTAAACGTCTGGTCACGGCACGCGAAGAAATCAGCACCTGCGCTATTTCCGGCGCGGTCGGCACCTTTGCCAATGTCTCGCCCGAAGTCGAAGCCTATGTGGCCGACAAGATGGGGCTGGCCGTCGAGCCCGTCTCGACTCAGGTGATCCCGCGCGACCGCCATGCCGCCTTCTTCGCCGCTCTGGGCGTGGTGGCGTCGAGCATCGAGCGTCTGGCGACAGAAATCCGCCATCTGCAACGCACCGAAGTGCTGGAGGTCGAGGAATTTTTCTCGGCGGGGCAAAAAGGCTCGTCGGCCATGCCGCACAAGCGCAATCCGGTGCTGACCGAAAACCTGACCGGCCTCGCCCGCCTTGTGCGCTCGGCTGTTGTGCCCGCGATGGAAGACGTGGCCCTGTGGCATGAGCGCGACATTTCGCACTCGTCCGTCGAACGCGGCATCGCGCCCGACGCCACCGTCCATCTCGATTTCGCCCTGCGCCGTCTGGCGGGCGTAATCGACAATCTGCTCATCTATCCGGACAATATGCAGAAGAATATCGACCGTCTCGGCGGTCTGGTGCATAGCCAGCGCGTCATGCTGGCCATGACGCAAAAGGGCATGTCGCGCGAGGACAGCTATTCCGCCGTGCAGCGCAATGCCATGAAGGTGTGGCGCGGCGAGGGCAATTTCCTCGACTTCCTGGCCGCCGACGAAGACGTGTCGAAGTTCTTCACCCGCGAACAGCTTGAGCCCTTCTTCAACCTCGACTACCACACCAAGCACGTCGATACGATTTTCGCACGGGTGTTTGGCGCGTAA